The DNA window CTCGACCTCCCTGAAGTCCACCTCCTCCCGGTTGATGGCCTGAAGGATACGCAGATAGTTGAGCTTGAAACCCGGAATGCTGCTCGTCAGGAACACCTGCGGCTTGCAGAAGAAATAGCCTTGAAAATAGGTATATCCCAGATGCTGAGCGTCGGCGGCCTCGCGCTGGGTTTCCACCTTCTCAGCCAGCATCTTGACTCCATGCGGCGAAAAGCGGCGCACCAACGCCTCACGCTCCACAGGCGGGGTAGCCCGGAAGTCCACCTTTATGATGTCGGCATAGGCTGTCAGGGGATTCGCCGTCTTTTTAAAGGAAAAATCGTCGAGGGCAATCGTGTAGCCTGCCCGCTTCAAGCGGCGGCAAGCCGCAAGAATGTCATCATCGGGCTGAATATCCTCAAGAATCTCCACCACCACCTGTTTGCATGGCAGCAATGTCGGGTAGTCTCTTAACAGGGCTTGCCGCGTGAAGTTGATGAAAGCCTTACGTCCGCCGGTAAGCGTCTCGATCCCCATGACCAGATACTTGTTGACGACGTGCTGCGAAGCTTGTTCGTCGCATGGCGACTGAAAATAGTTGTCCAGGCTGGAGCGGAAGAGTAACTCATAGCCGAGAACCAGCTGGTGACGATCTAAAATAGGCTGTCGTGCCATGAATTTCTGCAGCTCCGGATTTTTGTCAACGATGGTCTTCATGCGGATCCAGAATCCATGTTTCATTGAGGGCTTGCCAGAAGGGGCCGTTGCAAACCCTAGTTTTCGCGGCCTGAAGGGCACACCCTAGCCAGTCGAGAAGTACTTCTCAAAACTCTTCGGCAAGATCCCGCGGATTAGTTAGCTCTGAGGCGCTTTGGTGACATTGGAGTTCGAGAGAATTGCGCACTCCCCGCGATTCAAGCGAGTCACCTGGCACCACGAGCCAGGGGGGAGCAAAACGCCGGCAGCAGACATGTAACGCCGCAGGCTTCACACCCGGCCGGGATCGGGAAACATGAGGTTCCGCTGCCGATGTAGAAGGGTTGCAATTGATCCCCCAAAAGCTTTACTCTTAGACGTTCCCAGGCATGCTGCGGCACTGCCTATTCCGGGCACATTCTGGACGCGAGCCGTAAACCGGCCCACTTTCTGCCTTCTTCCGCCGAGGCAAAGGTATTGGTATGATCGAGTCGCTCCCTGTCTATTATGAGAAGGTTCCCAACCTGGCGCAGGAACTGGAAAACAGCGGTAACCTGGCCGTACTCGTCCTGGATGCTTCGCGCTTCGCTGCGATCGAAGAGCAATACGGCACAGAGACCTACATGGCGGTGCGCCAGCGCATTTTCAAGCTGTTTGCAGACCAATCCGGCAAGGAATTCCGCGAAGAGGACATCCTCGCGCTCGACGAGCCGCGGGGGCTGCGCTTCATCCTGTTCCTGGGCCGGAAGCGGAAGGCGACTCCCAACGTTTACGCGAATCTCGAATCTCTGCGTGAGCGCCTTGCGAGCGTGTTCATTCCCAAGCTTGCGCGCACGGCCCTGCCTTATCTCAAGAATCCTCCGGATATTTCCATCGGCATCGGGCTGGCCCTGCACAATCCGCTGGTTCATCCGCACCGCATCATAGTCCGTGCGCTCCGGGAAGCGTATGAACACGCCGACTGGCAGCGCTGCGCGGATGACCTGCAGGTCCGGCAGCGGCTTCAGGAGATCATCCTGCGCGGGCGCGTGGTCACTGCATTCCAACCGATCGTCAGGATTCAAGACCGCAAGGCTCTGGGATTTGAAGCCCTCTCCCGCGGCGCCCCCGGCACGAGCCTGCAATCGGCCGATCTCCTTTTCGGTGCGGCCATCAAGCACAATCTCCTGGTGGAACTCGACCGGCTCTGCCGCATGCGGGCCCTCCTCTGTTCCAACCGTCTTCCCGCGGACGTGCAGATTTTCGTCAACACGCTTCCGGCGACGATTCGGGATCCGGAATTCCGGGGCAAGCACCTGATCGGATTTCTGGAGAAGGCGAAAGTCACCCCCAACCGGATTGTCATCGAGATCACCGAGAAGCTGGTGATCGAAAACCTGAGCCTGTTCCAGGACGCCATGTCCTATTTCACAGATCTTGGCATGGCGCTGGCGGTGGACGACGTCGGCAGCGGATATTCCGGACTCGAGACCATCGCGCGCCTGCGGCCTGCTTATCTCAAAGTCGACACCGCGCTCGTGCGCGACGTGCATGTCAGCCTTGTCAATCGTGAGATGTTGAAAGCCATCATATCGCTGGGACGCGGCATCGGATCCAGGGTGATCGCCGAAGGGATTCAAACCGCCGAGGAGCTCAATACTCTCTTGTCCATGGGCGTAGAATACGGCCAGGGCTTTTACCTGGGCCGCCCGGAGCTGCTGCCGGAGTAGCCTGCGCCGCATTCTCTCCGTTGGTCTTTTGTTATTAAACGATCGAATTGTGATCATTGTCATGGCGCACCAGGAGAATAGCGCCGAAGATCACACGTGGAATGGTGCGGATCGAATCGACCCGCAGGAATTCTCCAAGATGAAAACAAGGCCGGGGGCCAGGATGCCCCTGAACAGCAGTTGTCCGAACTCTTGAGGGGTTACGAATCTCATGGCTGGCAAATCCGGTATATCGTTTGCTGACTTCGCAGCGCGGGTTTTTTGTCGAGGCTGGCTGCGGGCGTGCTGGCTCGTGATGCTGACGGCCGGAATCGCAGGCGCGCAATCCCAGGTCTCGGGTAACGATCCCAGAACCGGTCCGGTTTCTACGCTCGCGCGTGAGATGCTGGCTGCTCACAACGCGGTTCGGGGTCAAGTGAAGGTGCCCCCGCTTCAATGGTCGGATCAGCTTGCTGCCGTCGCGCAGAAATGGGCCGACAAGCTTCTGGCGGAGCACCGGTTCGTGCACAGCCCGGACTCCCGCTATGGGGAAAACCTGTTTGACATTACGGGCGCCGCCGCCAAGCCCTCCGTCGTGATCAAGCATTGGGCCTCTGAGTTTCGGAATTACAACTACGCCTCAAACGCCTGCAACGGAATCTGCGGCCACTATACCCAGATCGTCTGGCGTGACTCCAAGAGAGTGGGCTGCGCCGTAGCACGCGGCGGCGGACGCGAAGTCTGGGTCTGCAATTACGATCCGCCAGGCAACTGGGTCGGCCAGCGGCCCTATTGACCGCACCGGTGTGGCGGGACTTGGGAACGAGCATCTTGACCGGGCAATTCCTGGCGCGCCCGCACCAACGTTCTTAGGCCTTCCTGGTTCATATCGAGGGTGCGGCCCGACGAGGTCTCCAATTCCTCCTTGGTGCTCGGGAGTTCCTCGTTTGTCGCTTGCAGCTCCTCAGTCAGGTTCGCATGCAATGAACCTGGCACTCGCGCTCGATAGCTGACCGCACATCCATCCGGGGCGGGCAGAGCAAGCGGTTGGCCCTCTCGTTTGAGGCGTTCGCCTGAAGGCTGGGTTCAAAACAATCTAGTAGCCAGAGGGCCGGGGTCCGAGTACGATACACGCCGAAGCTGCTATTTATTGGAACTGCCAGGAGGTCGAAGATGAGGTCATCGCGTGCAGTCAGTCGGTTGTTGATGGCGTTCTGCCTGTCGTTGGTCGCCACCTGCGTCTACGGGCAGGCGCAACAGGCACAAAAGACACAGCAAACACAGCAGACGAAACCATTCCAACCTGAGGTGGGCCAAGACGGCAAGGACGTGGTGTGGGTGCCGACTCCCCAGGTGCTGGTCGATAAAATGCTCGACATGGCAAAGGTCACGCCGCAGGACTACGTGATTGACCTCGGGTCGGGCGACGGCCGAACTGTTATCACCGCAGCCAAGCGTGGAGCCCGCGCCCTGGGCATCGAATACAACCCCGAGATGGTTACGCTGTCCATTGCCAATGCGGCCAAAGACGGTGTCGGCGAAAGGGCGAAGTTCATGAAGGCCGACTTGTTCGAGACCGATTTCTCCCAGGCGACGGTGGTCACCATGTTCCTGCTGCCCGAGATCAACCTGAAACTGCGGCCCAAGATCCTTGAGATGAAGCCCGGCACGCGGGTGGTGTCGAACAGTTTCAGGATGGAAGATTGGGAGCCGGACGAGACTGCCACGGTGGAGGAAGGGTGCATAAGCTGGTGTACGGCCCTTCTCTGGATTGTGCCCGCCAAAGTCGGGGGCAAGTGGCGGCTCAGCGCAGGGGAACTGACACTCACGCAGGAGTTCCAGATGTTGAGCGGCACGCTCACGTCAAGCGGCAGGAACACGCCGATCTCGGATGCCAGAATGCGTGGCGATGAGATCACTTTCAGAGCCGGCGGTTCGGTGTACACAGGCCGGGTGAAGGGAAACGCGATCGAGGGGACTGCCAAGACCAATGGCAGCAGCGTGGCCTGGAGCGCAACCCGCGAAGAGAGGTAGCTCTTCGAATACAGGAAGTCGCGGTTCCGGTTTACACATAGTGACGGCCGGCGGCTGGACAACGAGGGGAGCACTCTGCCGCCGGCCACCTGCCTCCGCAGCGGCCGACTCTTTCGGCCGCTTCCCGTTCGGGTTTTCACAGCCTTGCATGGCAGCGACCGAAAAATCTCACCGCAGGGTCCGCTGAGATCGCCGAGGGTTGATGTGTCTTGAAACCTATTCTCTGGGTGATCT is part of the Terriglobia bacterium genome and encodes:
- a CDS encoding EAL domain-containing protein — encoded protein: MKTIVDKNPELQKFMARQPILDRHQLVLGYELLFRSSLDNYFQSPCDEQASQHVVNKYLVMGIETLTGGRKAFINFTRQALLRDYPTLLPCKQVVVEILEDIQPDDDILAACRRLKRAGYTIALDDFSFKKTANPLTAYADIIKVDFRATPPVEREALVRRFSPHGVKMLAEKVETQREAADAQHLGYTYFQGYFFCKPQVFLTSSIPGFKLNYLRILQAINREEVDFREVEEILRQEPSLLYKLLRYLNSAGFALRGQVTSIRHILALLGERNLRKWTSIVAMLDLAGDKPAELVVTSLTRARFCELLARPLDLYKRETDLFLLGLLSVMDAILNRPIEDILAGLPVTKEVKAGLLAANNRFCHVLNAAVALERGDWDGLRDCIDYLEIDEESLQDLYLQAIKWARSIFDR
- a CDS encoding EAL domain-containing protein; this encodes MIESLPVYYEKVPNLAQELENSGNLAVLVLDASRFAAIEEQYGTETYMAVRQRIFKLFADQSGKEFREEDILALDEPRGLRFILFLGRKRKATPNVYANLESLRERLASVFIPKLARTALPYLKNPPDISIGIGLALHNPLVHPHRIIVRALREAYEHADWQRCADDLQVRQRLQEIILRGRVVTAFQPIVRIQDRKALGFEALSRGAPGTSLQSADLLFGAAIKHNLLVELDRLCRMRALLCSNRLPADVQIFVNTLPATIRDPEFRGKHLIGFLEKAKVTPNRIVIEITEKLVIENLSLFQDAMSYFTDLGMALAVDDVGSGYSGLETIARLRPAYLKVDTALVRDVHVSLVNREMLKAIISLGRGIGSRVIAEGIQTAEELNTLLSMGVEYGQGFYLGRPELLPE
- a CDS encoding Fis family transcriptional regulator, whose product is MAGKSGISFADFAARVFCRGWLRACWLVMLTAGIAGAQSQVSGNDPRTGPVSTLAREMLAAHNAVRGQVKVPPLQWSDQLAAVAQKWADKLLAEHRFVHSPDSRYGENLFDITGAAAKPSVVIKHWASEFRNYNYASNACNGICGHYTQIVWRDSKRVGCAVARGGGREVWVCNYDPPGNWVGQRPY
- a CDS encoding class I SAM-dependent methyltransferase: MAFCLSLVATCVYGQAQQAQKTQQTQQTKPFQPEVGQDGKDVVWVPTPQVLVDKMLDMAKVTPQDYVIDLGSGDGRTVITAAKRGARALGIEYNPEMVTLSIANAAKDGVGERAKFMKADLFETDFSQATVVTMFLLPEINLKLRPKILEMKPGTRVVSNSFRMEDWEPDETATVEEGCISWCTALLWIVPAKVGGKWRLSAGELTLTQEFQMLSGTLTSSGRNTPISDARMRGDEITFRAGGSVYTGRVKGNAIEGTAKTNGSSVAWSATREER